In Hamadaea flava, a genomic segment contains:
- a CDS encoding limonene-1,2-epoxide hydrolase family protein: protein MNLCTVLRVRDGQVVQWREYQDVAAMSQALPNR, encoded by the coding sequence TTGAATCTCTGCACCGTGCTTCGCGTACGCGACGGCCAGGTCGTGCAGTGGCGCGAGTACCAGGACGTCGCCGCGATGAGTCAGGCGCTCCCGAACCGGTGA
- a CDS encoding protein-tyrosine phosphatase family protein — protein sequence MLDTWEPSVDGVLRLPSGRLIRGRGLRRPLPPGPPPDFALYLVGHEPPPTSWPRHWIRWPDFWLPADRDDAREALREAWIRSATERVEIACGGGFGRTGTALACLAVLDGVPGKEAVAFVRERYSPRAVETPWQRRFVERFPQ from the coding sequence GTGCTCGACACCTGGGAGCCCAGCGTCGACGGCGTACTACGCCTGCCTTCCGGAAGGCTGATCCGCGGCCGTGGCCTGCGTCGCCCACTCCCGCCGGGGCCGCCGCCGGATTTCGCGCTCTACCTGGTGGGCCATGAGCCGCCGCCGACTTCGTGGCCCCGGCACTGGATCCGCTGGCCGGACTTCTGGCTACCCGCCGATCGCGACGACGCTCGCGAAGCCTTGCGAGAAGCCTGGATCCGCAGCGCCACCGAGCGCGTCGAGATCGCCTGCGGTGGCGGCTTCGGTCGCACCGGCACCGCCTTGGCCTGCCTGGCCGTGCTGGACGGCGTACCCGGGAAGGAAGCCGTCGCGTTCGTCCGCGAGCGTTACTCGCCGAGGGCGGTCGAGACGCCGTGGCAGCGCCGCTTCGTCGAGCGCTTCCCCCAGTAG
- a CDS encoding response regulator transcription factor — MIKVLLVEDMHLIRGALAALIALEPDLAVAGQVATGEEAVSLARVVRPDVALLDIRLPGRWDGLDTAEQLREWVPECALLMLTSAGRPETLRRALEIGARGFMLKDAEPARLAEAIRRVAVGETVVDPGLAAAAIVQRPNPLTAREVEVLRRAGEGADLADIAAEFFLSKGTVRNYLGAIVTKLGARNRLDAVRIAADNSWI, encoded by the coding sequence GTGATCAAGGTGTTGCTGGTCGAGGACATGCATCTCATCCGGGGTGCGCTGGCGGCGCTGATCGCCCTCGAACCGGATCTGGCGGTCGCCGGTCAGGTGGCGACCGGGGAGGAGGCCGTCTCGCTCGCCCGGGTGGTGCGCCCGGACGTCGCGCTCCTGGACATTCGGCTGCCCGGTCGGTGGGACGGCCTCGACACCGCGGAGCAGTTGCGGGAATGGGTTCCGGAGTGCGCGCTGCTGATGCTGACTTCGGCCGGGCGGCCGGAGACGTTGCGGCGGGCGCTGGAAATAGGTGCACGGGGGTTCATGCTCAAGGATGCCGAGCCGGCGCGGCTGGCCGAGGCGATCCGGCGGGTCGCCGTGGGGGAGACGGTCGTGGATCCGGGGCTGGCCGCCGCCGCGATCGTGCAGCGACCCAATCCGCTGACCGCCCGGGAGGTCGAGGTGCTGCGCCGGGCGGGGGAGGGCGCTGACTTGGCCGACATCGCCGCGGAGTTCTTCCTGAGTAAGGGGACCGTTCGCAATTATCTCGGTGCGATCGTCACGAAACTAGGTGCGCGCAATCGGCTCGACGCGGTCCGGATCGCGGCCGATAACAGCTGGATATAG
- a CDS encoding acyl-CoA-like ligand-binding transcription factor, which translates to MGLREQKKQATRAALSWAAIQLAVERGFDNVLVEDIATAAGVSPRTFNNYFSSKAEAVAARHLDRSVKLADDLRDRPTDEPLWTSIRQALLAQLEPGPEVVEHPVGDRDRWAAGVTALMTTPSMQAEILRAGSLAEAEIAAAIAQRTGTVIGRDLYPSLVAAVVNATNNACQQHYIRNDAKVDVKRVMSEALDLVEAGLPEPSA; encoded by the coding sequence ATGGGCCTCCGCGAACAGAAGAAGCAGGCGACCAGAGCTGCGCTCAGCTGGGCGGCGATTCAGCTTGCGGTCGAGCGGGGCTTCGACAACGTCCTCGTGGAAGACATCGCTACCGCGGCCGGGGTGTCCCCGCGTACCTTCAACAACTACTTCTCCAGCAAGGCTGAGGCGGTCGCGGCACGGCATCTGGACCGCTCGGTCAAGTTGGCCGACGATCTGCGTGACCGGCCCACCGACGAGCCACTGTGGACATCCATCCGCCAGGCGTTGCTGGCGCAGCTCGAACCGGGCCCGGAGGTCGTCGAGCACCCGGTCGGCGATCGAGACCGATGGGCGGCCGGTGTCACCGCGCTGATGACGACGCCGTCGATGCAGGCCGAGATTCTGCGTGCGGGCTCGCTCGCCGAGGCCGAGATCGCCGCCGCCATCGCCCAGCGCACCGGGACCGTCATCGGCCGTGACCTCTATCCGAGTCTGGTCGCGGCCGTCGTCAACGCCACGAACAACGCGTGTCAGCAGCACTACATCCGTAACGACGCCAAAGTCGACGTCAAACGCGTGATGAGCGAGGCGCTCGACCTGGTCGAGGCGGGCCTGCCCGAGCCCAGCGCCTGA
- a CDS encoding sensor histidine kinase, whose product MGQAGRNALIILVVLAGVALDPLRPVPNPAFAAVVVLQLLHCLTPWRSRWTLAAQVVLLPFAGPGAAGMVAASALLVVRGAARWIVYAAAVLLAALLVPAVPFGIALAVLNAGGQGLVLFAVTRLGDTRAAVEATRAELAARTVEAERAQAAQHLESAVGTALSRIIALAAQGDLAGIAEVARSATAQARAVSLTPAQLVPEPDLPPRLALPILLAVHGGYLITGLIYLGGRPLPSVLLAVALGLHLALTIPVPRTIWPLWALGAVAAVGLVYPGRAYPQLAGFAAAGFLAAGRFWWPLAAVSVAGTAAVLAARGYDLPENVYWSFNTVAIGVMFAGLAAQTTLVLQAREARRALSALAAAGERRRISRDVHDLLGSGLSAITLQAELAKHVQSVRTELSTITSVARDSLAALRAIPADPDPRLSLAAELDTARTLLTAAGTHVDVDRTADRDDPLLAVVLREAVTNVLRHSAATRCRIEVTPDGLTIVNDGVSGSVAETGSGTANLTERVTAAGGTFHIEQTGEEYRLTVLYPAVIGRDPDRVEPIART is encoded by the coding sequence GTGGGGCAGGCCGGACGTAACGCGTTGATCATTCTGGTGGTCCTCGCGGGTGTCGCCCTCGATCCGCTGCGCCCGGTGCCGAACCCCGCCTTCGCGGCGGTCGTCGTTCTGCAACTGCTGCACTGTCTGACGCCCTGGCGCAGCCGGTGGACGCTCGCCGCCCAAGTCGTCCTCCTGCCCTTCGCCGGTCCGGGCGCGGCTGGGATGGTCGCCGCGTCCGCCCTGCTCGTCGTGCGCGGCGCCGCCCGGTGGATCGTGTACGCGGCAGCCGTCCTCCTGGCCGCGCTGCTGGTCCCAGCAGTTCCCTTCGGGATCGCGCTGGCCGTCCTCAACGCCGGTGGTCAGGGTCTGGTGCTGTTCGCGGTGACCCGGCTCGGCGACACCCGCGCAGCCGTCGAGGCGACTCGGGCGGAACTGGCCGCGCGTACCGTCGAAGCCGAACGCGCCCAAGCCGCCCAGCATCTCGAATCCGCAGTCGGGACCGCGTTGTCGAGGATCATCGCGCTGGCCGCGCAGGGTGATCTCGCGGGGATCGCCGAGGTCGCCCGGTCGGCCACCGCCCAGGCCCGTGCGGTCTCGCTTACCCCGGCCCAGCTAGTGCCCGAGCCCGACCTCCCGCCCCGGCTGGCGCTGCCGATCCTGCTCGCGGTCCACGGCGGCTACCTGATCACCGGGCTGATCTACCTCGGCGGCCGGCCGTTGCCGTCGGTGCTTCTGGCGGTCGCGCTGGGACTTCATCTCGCGCTGACTATTCCCGTTCCGCGTACTATATGGCCTTTATGGGCGTTAGGCGCAGTCGCGGCCGTGGGCCTGGTCTATCCCGGGCGCGCCTACCCGCAGCTCGCGGGTTTCGCGGCGGCCGGATTCCTGGCCGCCGGGCGGTTCTGGTGGCCGCTCGCCGCGGTGTCGGTGGCGGGCACGGCCGCGGTGCTCGCGGCCCGCGGCTACGACCTGCCCGAGAACGTGTACTGGAGCTTCAACACGGTCGCGATCGGCGTCATGTTCGCCGGCCTCGCCGCGCAGACCACCCTCGTGCTCCAGGCCCGCGAGGCCCGGCGCGCGCTGTCCGCGCTGGCCGCCGCCGGTGAGCGCCGACGCATCTCGCGCGACGTCCACGATCTGCTCGGGTCCGGCCTGTCCGCGATCACGCTCCAGGCCGAACTGGCCAAGCATGTCCAAAGTGTACGCACAGAGCTGTCCACGATCACGTCGGTCGCCCGCGACTCCCTGGCCGCCCTGCGCGCCATTCCGGCAGACCCCGACCCACGCCTGTCGCTGGCCGCCGAGCTGGACACGGCCCGCACGCTCCTCACGGCCGCCGGTACGCACGTCGACGTCGACCGCACCGCCGACCGCGACGACCCGCTGCTGGCCGTGGTCCTGCGCGAAGCCGTCACCAACGTCCTGCGGCACAGCGCCGCCACCCGCTGCCGGATCGAAGTCACCCCCGACGGCTTGACCATCGTCAACGACGGCGTCTCCGGCAGTGTCGCCGAGACTGGTAGCGGCACCGCGAACCTGACCGAACGCGTGACGGCCGCCGGCGGCACCTTCCACATCGAACAGACCGGCGAAGAGTACCGCCTGACGGTGCTATATCCAGCTGTTATCGGCCGCGATCCGGACCGCGTCGAGCCGATTGCGCGCACCTAG
- a CDS encoding AfsR/SARP family transcriptional regulator yields MRFGVLGPVVAYGIGGAVELGPTRQRTVLATLLVEPGIAATPEQLIDRVWGERPPQRSRQTLHTYLSRLRTALEAADGPALARRGRGYLLDADPETVDLHRFRKLVAGARSADDAVAAGLWRGALDLWRGTPFDDVDSDWLDAIAAGLERERWAAVLDRNDLLLRTGDHAIVLAGLTAASNDHPLDERLAGQHLLALYAAGRQADALAHYRALRQRLVDDIGSEPGPVLRELHQRILNQDPRLIRGEPETSRERTQVASAVVPAVVPAQLPADVAGFTGRAAELDRLDTFLSPEGGVPEQAMKIAVIGGTAGVGKTTLAVHWAHRVRARFPDGQLYVNLRGYDPEQPMATGDALARFLTALGLTSHNVPLAEDDRAARFRSEVAGKRMLIVLDNAAGVRQVRSLLPGSGSCLVVVTSRDSLAGLVAVDGAYRLDLGLLTITEAVDLLNRLIGRRAEEEPVATALLAEQCARLSLALRVAAELAVSRPDSTLAELNAELTDRQSRLDLLDPGGDPYAAVREVFSWSIHHLPTAALETFRLLGLHPGPDIDPYAVAALTGVPIDQARQNLAVLARAHLVHRSAPNRYGLHDLLRAYAGSLANLHLTRDERENATGRLLDFYRAAATAAMDCLHPAEASHRPPRIPSSATIPDLTTPDAAGAWLDAERFCLIAVAAHVAACGKYSYVVALARIVHRYLIDTHLTEAIALGDQARRSAEGTDDPSALAHALRLLGAAYSRMSQVDLALECQQGSLAHARRAGDPLAETLAYLGLGVALSHLGRGAESMAQTREAIAVATKADDALGEAIAFNNLAVLLQQHGRYAEAGEHQREALRRFRDLDARRFQANALTNLGVIETRLGDLAAAADHFDASLVILHELSTPIVEAHTLDKLGMLLLRLGDAPAASERFRQAVQLFHQVGVPAAEAGSLNGMGEAALRQGRPEDALALYRRALAMAEQIRGFHQEAQAHLGMGHVLRALDDEDRARAHFETALELYTGLGMPEADDARTALAEPTAKA; encoded by the coding sequence TTGCGGTTCGGCGTCTTGGGCCCGGTGGTGGCCTATGGAATCGGCGGAGCTGTCGAGTTAGGACCAACCCGGCAGCGTACGGTTCTGGCGACCCTGCTGGTCGAACCCGGGATAGCGGCGACGCCGGAGCAGCTCATCGACCGGGTCTGGGGTGAGCGGCCGCCGCAGCGGTCCCGGCAGACGTTGCACACCTACCTGTCGCGGCTGCGTACCGCGCTGGAAGCGGCCGACGGCCCGGCGTTGGCCCGGCGCGGCCGAGGGTACCTGCTCGACGCCGATCCGGAAACCGTCGACCTGCACCGGTTCCGCAAACTCGTCGCCGGGGCGCGATCGGCCGATGACGCCGTCGCCGCCGGGCTCTGGCGCGGGGCGCTCGATCTGTGGCGCGGTACGCCGTTCGACGACGTCGACAGCGACTGGCTGGACGCGATCGCCGCCGGACTCGAACGTGAACGCTGGGCAGCCGTCCTCGATCGCAACGACCTGCTGCTCCGCACCGGCGACCACGCCATCGTGCTGGCCGGCCTCACCGCGGCGTCGAACGACCACCCCCTCGACGAACGGCTGGCCGGGCAACACCTGCTCGCCCTCTACGCCGCCGGACGCCAGGCCGACGCCCTGGCCCATTACCGAGCCCTGCGCCAGCGCCTCGTCGACGACATCGGCAGCGAGCCCGGACCCGTCCTCCGCGAACTCCACCAACGCATCCTCAACCAGGACCCGCGGCTGATCCGCGGCGAACCGGAGACATCCCGCGAACGCACGCAAGTCGCCTCGGCGGTCGTGCCTGCGGTTGTGCCGGCGCAGCTCCCGGCGGACGTCGCCGGATTTACCGGACGAGCGGCCGAACTGGACCGGCTCGACACGTTCCTGAGCCCCGAGGGCGGCGTACCGGAGCAGGCGATGAAGATCGCCGTGATCGGTGGCACCGCCGGCGTCGGCAAGACCACGCTGGCCGTGCACTGGGCGCACCGCGTACGCGCCAGGTTCCCGGATGGCCAGCTCTATGTGAATCTGCGTGGTTATGACCCCGAGCAGCCGATGGCCACCGGCGACGCCCTCGCCCGTTTCCTCACCGCGCTCGGTCTGACCAGCCACAACGTCCCGCTCGCGGAGGACGATCGGGCTGCGCGATTCCGCAGCGAGGTCGCCGGCAAGCGGATGCTGATCGTGCTGGACAACGCCGCGGGCGTACGGCAGGTCCGGTCGCTGCTGCCAGGTTCGGGCTCGTGTCTGGTCGTGGTCACCAGCCGGGACAGCCTGGCCGGACTGGTCGCGGTGGACGGGGCGTACCGGCTGGATCTTGGACTGCTGACGATCACCGAAGCGGTCGACCTGCTGAACCGCCTCATCGGCCGCCGAGCGGAGGAGGAACCGGTAGCCACCGCCCTGCTCGCCGAGCAGTGCGCGCGGTTGTCGCTGGCCCTGCGGGTCGCGGCGGAGCTGGCCGTCTCCCGGCCCGACAGCACGCTCGCCGAACTCAACGCGGAGCTGACCGATCGGCAATCCCGGCTCGACCTGCTCGATCCCGGGGGCGACCCGTACGCCGCAGTGCGCGAGGTCTTCTCGTGGTCGATCCATCACCTGCCCACGGCTGCGCTCGAAACGTTTCGACTGCTCGGGCTGCATCCCGGACCCGACATCGACCCGTACGCCGTCGCCGCGCTGACCGGTGTGCCCATCGACCAGGCGCGCCAGAACCTCGCCGTCCTCGCCCGGGCGCACCTGGTGCACCGATCGGCGCCCAACCGCTACGGCTTGCACGATCTGCTGCGCGCGTACGCCGGAAGCCTGGCGAACCTCCACCTCACCCGGGACGAACGGGAGAACGCCACGGGACGGTTGCTCGACTTCTATCGGGCGGCTGCGACGGCCGCGATGGACTGCCTGCACCCGGCCGAAGCATCCCACCGACCACCACGAATCCCTTCCAGCGCAACGATTCCAGACCTGACGACACCGGATGCGGCCGGTGCCTGGCTCGACGCCGAACGCTTCTGCCTGATCGCCGTCGCCGCCCACGTCGCCGCCTGCGGCAAGTACTCGTACGTGGTCGCCCTCGCCCGGATCGTGCATCGGTATCTGATCGACACTCATCTCACCGAGGCGATCGCGCTCGGCGACCAGGCCCGGCGCTCGGCGGAGGGGACCGACGACCCGAGCGCGCTGGCGCACGCATTGCGGCTGCTCGGGGCGGCCTACAGCCGGATGAGTCAGGTCGACCTGGCCCTCGAGTGCCAGCAGGGTTCGCTCGCCCACGCTCGCCGAGCCGGCGACCCACTCGCCGAGACTTTGGCGTACCTCGGCCTCGGCGTGGCGCTGAGTCACCTCGGCCGCGGTGCGGAGTCGATGGCACAGACACGCGAGGCGATCGCCGTCGCGACCAAAGCGGACGACGCGCTCGGCGAGGCGATCGCGTTCAACAATCTGGCCGTCCTCCTGCAACAACACGGCCGGTACGCCGAGGCGGGCGAGCACCAGCGCGAGGCGCTGAGGCGGTTCCGGGACCTCGACGCGCGGCGGTTCCAGGCGAACGCGCTGACCAATCTCGGGGTCATCGAGACCAGACTCGGAGATCTCGCGGCGGCCGCGGACCACTTCGATGCCTCGCTGGTCATCCTCCACGAACTGAGCACCCCGATCGTGGAAGCGCACACGCTGGACAAACTGGGGATGTTGCTCCTGCGCCTCGGGGACGCCCCGGCGGCGTCCGAACGGTTTCGCCAGGCGGTCCAGCTCTTCCATCAGGTCGGCGTACCGGCCGCCGAGGCCGGCTCGCTCAACGGCATGGGTGAGGCGGCCCTCCGCCAAGGCCGGCCCGAGGATGCCCTGGCGCTCTATCGGCGGGCGCTGGCCATGGCGGAGCAGATCAGAGGGTTCCACCAGGAGGCCCAGGCCCATCTCGGGATGGGCCACGTCCTCCGCGCGCTGGACGACGAAGACCGCGCGCGGGCCCATTTCGAGACGGCCCTCGAGCTCTACACCGGGCTGGGCATGCCGGAGGCCGACGACGCGCGTACGGCACTCGCCGAGCCGACGGCTAAGGCGTAA
- a CDS encoding pyridoxamine 5'-phosphate oxidase family protein produces MRETAEELDELQALLDRSLAGSTAHLRSIVVGRTITAAQLTQILTGMCTLALSTVTATGEPRISGADGHFLHGRWHFGTARTAAKARHLAARPAASVAHMRGEDLGVFTHGTVEILNPADGEPAADWPELLAYFQDFYGADAFDWDEEVVYYRLHPHWMTVFAPDVAKLLPA; encoded by the coding sequence ATGCGCGAAACCGCCGAAGAGCTCGACGAACTGCAGGCCCTGCTCGACCGGTCGCTCGCGGGATCCACCGCGCACCTGCGCTCGATCGTCGTCGGCCGCACCATCACCGCAGCGCAGCTCACCCAGATCCTGACCGGCATGTGCACGCTCGCGCTGTCCACCGTCACCGCTACCGGCGAACCCCGGATCAGCGGCGCGGACGGGCATTTCCTGCACGGCAGGTGGCACTTCGGCACCGCCCGGACGGCCGCCAAGGCCCGCCACCTCGCCGCCCGCCCGGCGGCCAGCGTCGCGCACATGCGCGGCGAGGACCTGGGTGTCTTCACCCATGGCACGGTCGAGATCCTCAACCCGGCCGACGGTGAACCGGCCGCCGACTGGCCGGAGTTGCTGGCGTACTTCCAGGACTTCTACGGCGCGGACGCCTTCGACTGGGACGAGGAGGTCGTCTACTACCGGCTCCATCCGCATTGGATGACCGTGTTCGCCCCCGACGTCGCCAAGCTCCTCCCGGCGTAG
- a CDS encoding serine hydrolase domain-containing protein — MKIALAALLMTLTIAPAPAADLDASVAAMLAEDRIPGAAVVIVERGKPAVIETYGDADVTSHRPVDATTPFLTGSLAKVFTAEAVLRQAASGAVDLTADVNRYLTGFQIDDTYPGRPVTVQNLLTYTAGFDEDLVGLAGDPDDLPSLADSVAARQPERVRPPGTRIAYDNYALALAGRIVETTSGQAYADYVAQHVFAAHGMTGSTAAVPHPAEVAQRLAVGYRPDGDGYAEQRGQYAPWTPSGTGPAVTPSDMAAYLAYQLSGDPIAEQMQRQHVTQDARMPGMGYVLEERPRNGQRVLFKDGDVPGYHNAMALLPDQGFGVYAVVNGDGVDGVGPWAVQRLVNQLIDQRFPGSAAATQSTATDVSGLAGVYRSARTSHTSLMKAAALFAAPTVAANADGTLTTTGLSPDPDRATQTWLPIGPGLFQERDGQARLSFPGDGVLVSSALPSEVYEKLPWYDTPTVNLALFGVGALALVLAALGLPVALAVRRRLAPSRWTRLATLCAWLSGVTTTAFLTGFVLVMSDPNTMGASLALNSWDVAVLPILARISAGFAAPMLPFAVAAWRSRWWGPVGRIAYTVLAVAAVGFFAVALRYHLL, encoded by the coding sequence ATGAAGATCGCGCTCGCCGCCCTGCTCATGACCCTGACGATCGCGCCAGCCCCGGCCGCCGACCTCGACGCGTCGGTCGCCGCAATGCTCGCCGAGGACCGCATACCGGGGGCCGCGGTCGTCATCGTCGAACGCGGCAAGCCGGCCGTCATCGAGACCTATGGGGACGCCGACGTCACGTCGCACCGCCCGGTCGACGCCACCACACCGTTCCTCACCGGCTCGCTGGCCAAGGTGTTCACGGCCGAAGCCGTGCTGCGGCAGGCCGCGTCCGGCGCGGTCGACCTGACCGCCGACGTGAACCGTTACCTGACCGGGTTCCAGATCGACGACACCTACCCGGGGCGGCCCGTCACGGTGCAGAACCTGCTCACCTACACCGCCGGGTTCGACGAAGACCTCGTCGGCCTGGCGGGCGATCCGGACGACCTGCCGTCGCTGGCCGACAGCGTGGCCGCCCGCCAGCCGGAGCGCGTACGCCCGCCGGGCACGCGGATCGCGTACGACAACTACGCCCTGGCGCTGGCCGGGCGGATCGTGGAGACGACCTCCGGTCAGGCGTACGCCGATTATGTGGCCCAGCATGTGTTCGCCGCCCACGGCATGACCGGCTCCACCGCCGCAGTCCCGCATCCCGCCGAGGTCGCACAGCGTCTCGCGGTGGGCTATCGGCCCGACGGCGACGGCTACGCCGAACAGCGCGGCCAGTACGCCCCCTGGACCCCGTCGGGCACCGGGCCGGCGGTGACCCCGTCGGACATGGCGGCGTACCTGGCGTATCAGCTGTCCGGCGATCCGATCGCCGAGCAGATGCAGCGTCAGCACGTCACCCAGGACGCCCGCATGCCCGGCATGGGGTACGTGCTGGAGGAACGGCCCCGCAACGGGCAGCGGGTGCTGTTCAAGGACGGCGACGTTCCCGGCTACCACAACGCGATGGCGCTGCTGCCGGACCAGGGATTCGGCGTGTACGCCGTCGTCAACGGCGACGGGGTGGACGGGGTCGGCCCGTGGGCCGTCCAGAGACTCGTCAACCAGCTTATCGACCAGCGCTTTCCCGGTTCGGCGGCAGCGACGCAGTCCACTGCCACCGACGTGTCGGGTCTCGCCGGGGTCTACCGGTCGGCCCGGACCAGCCACACCAGCCTGATGAAGGCGGCCGCGTTGTTCGCGGCGCCGACCGTCGCCGCCAACGCCGACGGCACGCTCACCACCACCGGGCTGTCGCCGGACCCCGACCGGGCGACGCAGACGTGGCTGCCGATCGGGCCCGGCCTGTTCCAGGAACGCGACGGGCAGGCGCGCCTCTCGTTCCCCGGCGACGGCGTCCTCGTCTCGTCGGCGTTGCCGTCGGAGGTCTACGAGAAACTGCCCTGGTACGACACGCCGACGGTGAACCTCGCCCTGTTCGGTGTCGGAGCGTTGGCGTTGGTGCTCGCGGCGCTCGGGCTGCCCGTCGCGCTGGCCGTACGCCGTCGCCTCGCCCCATCGCGGTGGACTCGCCTGGCGACGCTGTGCGCCTGGCTCAGCGGTGTGACCACCACGGCATTCCTGACCGGGTTCGTGCTCGTCATGTCGGACCCGAACACGATGGGTGCGTCGCTGGCGCTGAACTCCTGGGATGTGGCGGTGCTGCCGATCCTGGCCCGGATCTCGGCCGGCTTCGCCGCACCGATGCTGCCGTTTGCCGTGGCGGCTTGGCGGTCGCGGTGGTGGGGGCCGGTCGGGCGGATCGCGTACACGGTGCTCGCGGTGGCGGCGGTGGGCTTCTTCGCGGTGGCGCTCCGCTACCACCTGCTCTGA
- a CDS encoding alpha/beta fold hydrolase produces the protein MSQNTFTGLVPVDDTALYVTDTGGPGRPIVYLNGAYADQSHWRRVIAGLGDGYRHIAYDERARGKSKRSADYSFEGAVRDLDAVLTARGVDRPLLVGWSYGGILAWHWADRHPDRMVGAVIVDAFPVGITGEEGRAQIRKLFRKMRFFLPIAARFGLGARMSADQHADINIELNEIAAGSKPVLERLTVPVWFVLASGDSLGTSGGEMDEGRKVLDPILAANPNLQVSTKVASNHSKILSKDSPAVAQTVRDLYATVDATVE, from the coding sequence ATGTCCCAGAACACTTTCACCGGCTTGGTGCCGGTCGACGACACCGCCCTCTACGTGACCGACACCGGCGGACCCGGCCGGCCGATCGTCTACCTCAACGGCGCGTACGCCGACCAGTCGCACTGGCGGCGCGTCATCGCCGGCCTCGGCGACGGCTACCGGCACATCGCGTACGACGAACGCGCCCGCGGCAAGTCCAAGCGATCGGCGGACTACTCCTTCGAAGGAGCCGTCCGGGACCTGGACGCAGTCCTGACCGCCCGGGGCGTCGACCGGCCGCTGCTGGTCGGCTGGTCCTACGGCGGCATCCTCGCCTGGCATTGGGCCGACCGCCACCCGGACCGCATGGTGGGAGCCGTGATCGTGGACGCGTTCCCCGTCGGGATCACCGGCGAGGAAGGCCGGGCCCAGATCCGCAAGCTGTTCCGCAAGATGCGCTTCTTCCTGCCGATCGCCGCCCGGTTCGGCCTCGGCGCGCGGATGAGCGCCGACCAGCACGCCGACATCAACATCGAGCTGAACGAGATCGCCGCCGGGAGCAAACCGGTGCTCGAACGCCTGACCGTCCCGGTGTGGTTCGTCCTCGCCAGCGGCGACAGTCTCGGGACCAGCGGCGGCGAGATGGACGAGGGCCGCAAGGTGCTCGACCCGATCCTCGCCGCCAACCCGAATCTCCAGGTGAGCACGAAGGTCGCGAGCAACCACAGCAAGATCCTCAGCAAGGACTCCCCGGCCGTCGCGCAGACCGTCCGCGACCTGTACGCGACCGTGGACGCCACGGTGGAGTGA
- a CDS encoding GbsR/MarR family transcriptional regulator, whose amino-acid sequence MATDAEITFADHIGRFYARRYGMAPMVGRLLGYLVIRHPSEPSIAELADALLASRSAITGAISTLETLGLIHRSRAAGERMDRVRLDLDAPRSTGFDVTEFHEQAALAREGLALLADAPIERKAALLEWRAFADFLVTRLPQLEADWRAHREKLRADGTLPDIPRRP is encoded by the coding sequence ATGGCGACCGACGCTGAGATCACTTTCGCCGACCACATCGGCCGCTTCTACGCCCGCCGCTACGGCATGGCGCCGATGGTCGGCCGGCTGCTCGGTTACCTGGTGATCCGGCATCCGAGCGAGCCGAGCATCGCGGAGCTGGCCGACGCGCTGCTGGCCAGCCGCAGCGCGATCACCGGCGCGATCAGCACGCTGGAGACGCTCGGCCTCATTCATCGCTCGCGAGCCGCGGGCGAGCGGATGGACCGCGTCCGCCTCGATCTGGACGCTCCCCGGTCGACCGGATTCGACGTGACCGAGTTCCACGAACAGGCGGCGCTGGCGCGCGAAGGTCTGGCACTGCTCGCCGACGCTCCCATCGAACGCAAAGCGGCGCTGCTGGAGTGGCGGGCCTTCGCCGACTTCCTCGTGACGCGGCTGCCGCAACTGGAAGCGGACTGGCGCGCCCACCGCGAGAAGCTGCGCGCCGACGGCACGCTCCCGGACATCCCCCGCCGTCCCTAG
- a CDS encoding helix-turn-helix domain-containing protein, with translation MSESVSRAERRRRTEERILAAARKSFAEVGYERTTIRSVAGAARVDPALVMQYFGAKEELLLVAIIVGVTMTRGMIELDHLQAATPEQITRLLRPSIEALVGDGA, from the coding sequence GTGAGCGAATCCGTGTCCCGCGCTGAGCGGCGGCGGCGTACCGAGGAACGCATCCTGGCCGCCGCCCGGAAGAGCTTCGCCGAGGTCGGCTACGAACGGACCACGATCCGTTCGGTCGCGGGCGCGGCCCGAGTGGACCCGGCTCTGGTCATGCAGTACTTCGGGGCGAAGGAGGAGCTGCTACTCGTCGCGATCATCGTCGGCGTGACGATGACCCGGGGCATGATCGAGCTCGATCACCTGCAAGCGGCCACCCCTGAGCAGATCACCCGGCTGCTTCGGCCCAGCATCGAGGCGCTCGTCGGTGACGGCGCCTGA